In Exiguobacterium sibiricum 7-3, a genomic segment contains:
- a CDS encoding ECF-type riboflavin transporter substrate-binding protein — protein sequence MNGLTTKQIVATGVGAAVFVILGRFAALPTGIPNTSIETAYAFLAFMAILFGPIAAGLIGLIGHALKDAIFYGAPWWSWVIVSGFVGFSIGLIARRIRIEEGGLTTKKLVLFNGTQALVQLIGWVILAPVLDILIYAEPANKVFVQGAVAAASNIITVGVIGSLLLVAYAKTRSKAGSLKREA from the coding sequence ATGAATGGATTAACGACAAAACAAATTGTGGCGACAGGCGTTGGGGCAGCAGTATTCGTCATCTTAGGACGGTTTGCTGCATTACCGACGGGAATTCCGAATACATCGATTGAGACAGCCTATGCCTTTTTAGCATTCATGGCTATTTTGTTTGGACCGATTGCAGCGGGATTAATTGGATTAATCGGTCATGCTTTAAAAGATGCCATCTTTTATGGTGCACCTTGGTGGAGTTGGGTCATCGTCTCCGGATTTGTCGGTTTTTCAATCGGTTTGATTGCCCGTCGGATCCGGATTGAAGAAGGCGGTTTGACGACAAAAAAATTAGTGCTGTTTAACGGCACACAAGCACTTGTTCAACTGATTGGTTGGGTCATTCTAGCACCTGTTTTAGATATTTTAATTTATGCAGAACCTGCCAATAAAGTATTCGTTCAAGGAGCGGTCGCGGCCGCATCCAACATCATTACAGTTGGTGTTATCGGAAGTCTTCTCTTAGTGGCGTATGCTAAAACGAGAAGCAAGGCAGGCAGTCTGAAGCGAGAAGCATAA
- a CDS encoding SAM hydrolase/SAM-dependent halogenase family protein, which yields MAEALVLQSDFGMSDGAVSAMYGVAHSINPEIRIFDLTHDIPPFQIWEASYRLIQTVPYWKEQTVFVSVVDPGVGSNRKSVVARTHTNQFIITPDNGTLTHLVQGNLLADARLLDDTIHRLPVMGESYTFHGRDIYAYTGARLSSRTITYSDIGPLIDLESLILLNREPARQQDERLEGIIEIFDVRFGNVWTNIPSTFIRHIGLEIGCSVQVEVVHDGNIVFSDELTWGHSFANVELGKGLVYVNSMDHLALALNQDSFAERYQVGIGNAWQVRIQKSRGEK from the coding sequence ATGGCAGAGGCATTGGTGTTACAATCCGATTTTGGAATGAGTGATGGGGCGGTAAGTGCCATGTATGGTGTCGCACATAGTATTAATCCCGAAATCCGTATTTTTGATTTAACGCATGATATCCCGCCGTTTCAGATTTGGGAAGCCTCGTATCGACTCATTCAGACGGTTCCGTACTGGAAAGAACAGACGGTATTTGTTTCTGTCGTTGATCCCGGAGTCGGATCGAATCGGAAGAGTGTCGTCGCCCGGACCCATACGAATCAATTCATCATCACACCGGATAATGGGACATTAACACATTTGGTGCAAGGGAACTTATTAGCGGATGCCCGTTTGTTGGACGATACAATCCACCGTCTGCCGGTCATGGGTGAATCGTATACGTTCCATGGTCGTGATATTTACGCTTACACAGGCGCCCGGCTATCGAGTCGAACCATCACGTACTCTGATATTGGTCCGCTGATTGACTTGGAGTCGCTGATTTTGCTGAACCGGGAGCCGGCTCGTCAGCAAGATGAACGGCTGGAAGGGATTATTGAAATTTTTGATGTCCGGTTTGGGAACGTCTGGACCAACATTCCTTCTACTTTCATACGGCATATCGGGCTGGAAATCGGATGTTCGGTGCAAGTGGAAGTGGTCCACGACGGGAATATCGTATTTTCAGATGAACTGACGTGGGGACATTCATTTGCCAACGTTGAACTGGGAAAGGGACTGGTCTATGTCAATTCAATGGATCATCTGGCGCTCGCATTAAATCAAGATTCGTTTGCTGAACGGTATCAGGTCGGTATCGGAAACGCATGGCAGGTTCGTATTCAAAAGAGTAGAGGAGAGAAGTGA
- a CDS encoding GDYXXLXY domain-containing protein, giving the protein MKRYLFPVLQIIVVLGVILSFYSISWFGDSYRFRAEPYDPFSPVFGEYVMLQYPDLKPADSVKKGLVYVTFTTDSDGYAKIDRISNERFFGSVAGDYYDKYVTIPQLNQYYVAQGTGKGYEDAKKLEVRADVSPWGTVRATDLSVRK; this is encoded by the coding sequence ATGAAACGGTATCTGTTTCCAGTCCTGCAAATCATCGTTGTCCTCGGTGTGATCCTCAGTTTTTATTCCATTTCCTGGTTCGGTGACAGCTATCGTTTTCGGGCGGAACCGTACGATCCGTTTAGCCCGGTCTTCGGTGAATATGTCATGTTGCAGTATCCTGACCTGAAGCCGGCAGATTCCGTCAAAAAAGGATTGGTCTACGTTACGTTTACGACGGATTCTGATGGTTATGCCAAGATCGACCGGATCTCGAATGAACGCTTTTTCGGTTCAGTTGCCGGAGATTATTACGACAAATACGTCACCATCCCCCAATTGAATCAGTATTATGTGGCGCAGGGAACAGGAAAAGGATATGAGGATGCGAAAAAATTAGAAGTCAGAGCTGATGTCTCGCCATGGGGTACGGTTCGGGCAACTGATTTGAGTGTTCGTAAATAA
- a CDS encoding DUF2157 domain-containing protein, giving the protein MARLTKLMEWQQAGLIDAETIQRIKEYEAHRKNKKRVPLLLIVGLTFVGLALLSFLAANWQAIPALIKIGLVLVIMVGCYVLADVSERRTIWNPVAFRILGLIAFAGALIVTVQSFHMSMQGSFIGWAVFLAALAHFFTWRHPAYAILAFISGLNIFTGVGGFGSEHATFLDWTSIVFVVIVSLAWFYFSQSFPSLILSWLFLYLSGLELFALVSYDGLLWPIWTLFALVPLLLVVKQEQDRHFLYHLYLIVAAINSLIYLTIRAETTDSVIPLGEAIALAVFGLAIGYLMYQKFRPLFWILPLGLFGFLWFDEQAILIAALVELIAFVYLIEQERQGRRLTIPFIYFIAVQLTIYFIYAWDRLDMSLFFLVGALLVFLIAGVLWWIRKRHEGGVPS; this is encoded by the coding sequence ATGGCGCGACTGACGAAGTTAATGGAGTGGCAACAGGCCGGTTTGATTGATGCAGAGACGATTCAACGAATTAAGGAGTATGAAGCTCATCGGAAAAATAAAAAGCGTGTCCCATTGTTGTTGATTGTCGGACTGACCTTTGTCGGTTTAGCCTTACTCAGTTTTTTAGCTGCGAATTGGCAGGCGATTCCTGCCCTCATTAAGATTGGTTTGGTTTTAGTCATCATGGTCGGTTGTTATGTCTTGGCAGATGTATCGGAACGTCGAACCATTTGGAATCCCGTCGCTTTCCGGATCCTTGGACTGATCGCTTTTGCCGGAGCCCTCATCGTCACCGTTCAGAGCTTCCATATGTCGATGCAAGGTTCCTTCATCGGTTGGGCCGTCTTTCTTGCCGCGCTTGCCCACTTCTTCACGTGGCGTCATCCGGCCTATGCCATTCTCGCATTCATCTCGGGTTTGAATATCTTTACCGGAGTCGGCGGATTCGGAAGTGAGCACGCCACGTTTCTCGACTGGACATCGATTGTCTTCGTCGTGATTGTTTCGCTTGCCTGGTTCTATTTCAGCCAGTCTTTTCCGTCCCTCATTCTCAGTTGGTTATTTCTTTATCTATCGGGACTTGAGTTGTTTGCCCTTGTCTCTTATGACGGTCTCCTTTGGCCGATTTGGACCTTGTTTGCCCTTGTCCCGCTGTTACTCGTCGTCAAACAGGAACAGGACCGTCATTTTTTATACCATCTGTATTTGATTGTCGCCGCAATCAATTCACTGATCTATTTAACGATACGTGCGGAAACGACGGACTCCGTCATTCCTTTGGGAGAAGCAATCGCGCTTGCTGTTTTCGGTCTCGCAATCGGATACTTGATGTATCAAAAATTTCGTCCGTTGTTTTGGATTTTACCGCTCGGTTTGTTCGGATTCCTTTGGTTTGATGAACAAGCCATCTTGATTGCTGCGCTCGTCGAACTCATTGCCTTTGTCTATTTGATTGAGCAAGAGCGTCAAGGTCGTCGTCTGACGATTCCATTCATCTACTTCATCGCGGTCCAACTGACGATTTATTTCATCTATGCCTGGGATCGTCTCGATATGTCATTGTTCTTCCTCGTCGGAGCACTGCTCGTCTTCCTGATTGCCGGTGTCTTATGGTGGATTCGAAAACGTCATGAAGGAGGGGTTCCGTCATGA
- a CDS encoding methyl-accepting chemotaxis protein gives MSIKQKLILTSMLLLLIPSLLIGFVSYSQAKQKITNEILQSAHAGVDRMNDEIMNIIDPMRRDVAFFADRIDGTLYQSGKQNLDLKEKMTEYLDTHPQAANIYYATTSGEMTIYPEQSMPDDYDPRDRPWYKAAEDAGGKVVITDPYVDAASGKMMVTLSQTGGNGRGVIAVDVDVDRIAEIAKKIKIGKEGYVTILDSKKKFVTHPTLKPGETASGSWVGSLYAGKEGRFSYLFEDEEKQMDFMTNSLTGWKVAGTLYDHEITDETSSILWTTLGVIAGTFLLAALLLFFILRSIISPLNRLTKSAERIQEGDLTEEVVVESDDEIGQVAESFNTMILSLRGIITNLDQSIGQVAASSEELMANAAQTTAASEQIAGSIQEMAAGAGQSKRQLDGNAISLQAITSGVMRIAESSTNVSELSRATASEAEDGTAAVTKNVEQMKAIDTSVENFGEVIQSLAHRSNEIGKIVDVINGIATQTNLLALNAAIEAARAGENGKGFAVVASEVRKLAEQSQESTKQISHLIQNIKQETERSVFLMKEVSHHTKAGLETTEDSAVRFKQIMLRTQEMTPRIEDVTATVEEIAANVQEVSASATEIAHIADENSAASERVAATTEEQLGSMEDISQSAKTLSDMAEELQVLVSRFKV, from the coding sequence TTGAGTATTAAACAGAAGTTGATCCTGACATCGATGCTCTTATTATTGATTCCGTCTTTATTGATTGGCTTTGTTTCTTACAGTCAGGCCAAACAAAAAATTACGAATGAAATCCTGCAGTCAGCTCATGCCGGAGTCGACCGGATGAACGATGAAATCATGAACATCATCGATCCGATGCGACGCGATGTCGCCTTTTTCGCGGACCGGATTGACGGGACACTTTATCAATCAGGTAAACAGAACCTCGACTTAAAAGAAAAAATGACCGAATACTTAGATACCCATCCACAAGCCGCTAATATTTATTATGCGACGACATCAGGAGAGATGACAATCTATCCGGAACAGTCGATGCCGGATGATTATGATCCTCGGGACCGTCCTTGGTACAAAGCAGCAGAAGACGCTGGTGGGAAAGTCGTCATCACGGATCCGTATGTGGATGCGGCATCGGGCAAGATGATGGTCACGCTCTCGCAGACGGGTGGAAACGGACGCGGTGTCATTGCAGTCGACGTTGATGTCGACCGGATTGCAGAAATCGCTAAAAAAATCAAAATCGGAAAAGAAGGTTACGTCACGATTTTGGATTCGAAAAAAAAATTCGTTACCCATCCGACGTTGAAACCGGGTGAAACAGCGTCCGGCAGTTGGGTTGGTTCCCTTTATGCGGGTAAGGAAGGACGCTTTTCCTACTTATTTGAAGATGAAGAAAAGCAGATGGATTTCATGACGAACAGTTTGACCGGTTGGAAAGTCGCCGGGACATTATACGATCATGAAATCACGGATGAAACATCCAGTATTTTATGGACGACATTAGGTGTCATTGCTGGTACGTTCCTCCTGGCTGCACTACTGTTATTCTTTATCTTACGTTCGATCATCAGCCCGCTGAATCGATTGACGAAAAGTGCGGAACGGATTCAAGAAGGCGATTTGACGGAAGAGGTCGTCGTCGAGTCGGATGATGAAATCGGACAAGTCGCAGAAAGCTTCAATACGATGATTCTGTCGTTGCGTGGCATCATCACGAATCTTGATCAATCGATTGGACAGGTCGCGGCCTCTTCAGAAGAATTAATGGCAAATGCGGCGCAGACGACGGCAGCCTCGGAACAAATTGCCGGTTCGATTCAAGAGATGGCGGCAGGCGCCGGTCAATCGAAACGTCAGCTGGACGGCAATGCTATATCACTTCAAGCCATTACGTCAGGTGTCATGCGGATTGCCGAAAGTTCAACCAACGTCTCGGAATTGTCGCGTGCGACGGCTTCAGAAGCAGAAGACGGTACGGCCGCTGTTACTAAAAACGTGGAGCAGATGAAGGCAATCGATACATCGGTCGAGAATTTTGGTGAGGTCATCCAATCACTCGCACACCGCTCGAACGAGATTGGAAAGATTGTCGATGTCATCAACGGCATTGCCACCCAGACAAATTTACTTGCCTTAAACGCAGCGATTGAAGCCGCACGGGCGGGGGAAAACGGAAAAGGATTTGCCGTCGTTGCCAGTGAAGTGCGGAAGCTTGCGGAACAGTCGCAGGAATCGACGAAACAAATCTCCCATCTGATTCAAAATATCAAACAGGAAACGGAACGTTCGGTCTTCCTGATGAAAGAAGTATCGCATCATACGAAAGCGGGACTGGAAACGACGGAAGATTCGGCCGTTCGTTTCAAACAAATCATGTTGCGGACCCAAGAGATGACACCGCGGATCGAGGATGTCACGGCAACGGTCGAAGAGATTGCTGCCAACGTCCAGGAAGTCTCGGCATCCGCAACGGAAATCGCCCATATCGCAGATGAAAATTCTGCCGCATCAGAGCGCGTCGCAGCAACGACGGAAGAACAACTCGGCTCGATGGAAGATATTTCGCAATCGGCGAAAACATTGTCTGATATGGCGGAAGAATTGCAAGTGCTGGTTTCACGTTTCAAAGTCTAA
- a CDS encoding rhodanese-like domain-containing protein, whose translation MKTIHVDELQEKLEAGEALHVVDVREQDEYDAGHIPNVRFLPMSEIGERYTELQEGETYYLICKAGGRSENVGRFLEQYGYDVVNVEGGMMNWKGDQEA comes from the coding sequence ATGAAAACGATTCATGTTGATGAACTGCAAGAAAAGCTTGAAGCTGGTGAAGCGTTACACGTTGTGGATGTCCGGGAACAAGACGAATACGATGCCGGCCACATTCCGAATGTCCGTTTTCTGCCGATGTCTGAGATCGGTGAGCGGTATACAGAGCTGCAAGAAGGCGAGACCTATTATCTGATTTGTAAGGCAGGCGGACGAAGTGAAAACGTCGGACGGTTCCTCGAACAGTATGGCTATGACGTCGTCAACGTCGAAGGCGGCATGATGAACTGGAAGGGCGATCAAGAAGCGTAA
- a CDS encoding amino acid permease, whose product MKQQTELNRGLEERHITLMSLGAAIGVGLFLGSAKAIQLAGPGILIGYLIGGLIIFIIMRALGELAVREPVAGSFAEYARKYVSPLAGFLTGWNYWLLWIFTCMAEITAVGIYMQEWFPNSPTWMWALGALILMTSINFIAVKFYGEFEFWFALIKIVAIVAMIILGTLTIVIGFGNGGTPVGISNLWSHGGFLPNGFGGVLLAMQMVMFAFLGIEVIGVTAGEAKNPKKTIRKAVNNVFLRILVFYIGALFVILSIYPWDQVGQNNSSPFVLLFESLGIPSAAGIINFVVLTAALSSCNSGIFSTARMMMNLSQNQEAPKRFAKISKNGVPALATILSGVALLVGVALNYFLPDDVFAIVTSIATFGAVWTWAMILIAQMRARKVHGTAEFAVPFFPIANYLALAALAGVIVLMAFDAGTRIALIVGPLWYVILIAVYYARGMHKQKRQPLDQASGE is encoded by the coding sequence ATGAAACAACAGACAGAACTGAATCGGGGATTAGAAGAACGTCACATTACATTGATGTCGCTGGGGGCGGCGATCGGTGTCGGACTGTTCTTGGGGTCCGCAAAAGCGATTCAATTAGCTGGACCAGGAATACTGATCGGGTACTTAATCGGTGGTCTTATTATCTTCATTATCATGCGGGCTCTTGGGGAACTCGCGGTCCGTGAACCGGTAGCAGGCAGTTTTGCCGAGTATGCCCGAAAATATGTCAGTCCGCTAGCCGGTTTTCTGACAGGGTGGAATTATTGGTTACTCTGGATTTTCACATGTATGGCCGAAATTACGGCCGTCGGGATTTATATGCAAGAATGGTTCCCGAATTCACCCACTTGGATGTGGGCGCTTGGTGCACTGATTTTGATGACAAGCATCAACTTCATTGCGGTTAAGTTTTATGGGGAATTTGAATTCTGGTTTGCATTAATCAAAATCGTTGCCATCGTCGCAATGATTATCCTTGGAACGTTGACGATCGTCATCGGCTTCGGGAACGGCGGTACGCCGGTCGGGATTTCAAATCTTTGGTCGCATGGCGGGTTCCTGCCGAATGGGTTCGGTGGCGTCTTACTGGCGATGCAAATGGTCATGTTTGCCTTCTTAGGGATTGAAGTGATCGGGGTCACAGCAGGAGAAGCGAAAAATCCGAAGAAAACGATTCGCAAAGCGGTCAACAATGTCTTCTTACGGATATTAGTCTTCTACATCGGTGCTCTGTTCGTCATTCTTTCGATTTATCCATGGGATCAAGTCGGGCAGAATAACAGCAGTCCATTCGTGTTATTATTTGAATCACTTGGTATTCCATCAGCTGCCGGAATCATCAACTTCGTTGTCTTGACGGCAGCGTTATCATCATGTAATTCCGGGATCTTCTCGACAGCCCGGATGATGATGAACTTGTCACAAAATCAGGAAGCACCAAAACGTTTCGCAAAAATTTCGAAAAATGGTGTACCGGCACTCGCGACGATTCTTTCTGGGGTTGCGTTGCTAGTCGGTGTCGCACTCAACTACTTCTTGCCGGACGATGTCTTTGCGATTGTCACAAGTATCGCGACATTCGGAGCAGTCTGGACGTGGGCGATGATTTTGATTGCTCAAATGAGGGCACGGAAAGTGCATGGTACGGCTGAATTCGCCGTTCCATTCTTCCCGATTGCGAACTATCTTGCGTTAGCCGCTCTCGCGGGGGTCATTGTCCTGATGGCATTTGATGCCGGAACACGGATTGCACTGATTGTCGGACCACTCTGGTATGTGATTTTGATTGCTGTGTATTATGCACGGGGAATGCATAAACAAAAGCGTCAGCCACTGGATCAAGCGTCCGGGGAATAA